A single genomic interval of Corvus cornix cornix isolate S_Up_H32 chromosome 1, ASM73873v5, whole genome shotgun sequence harbors:
- the LOC104695875 gene encoding glutamine amidotransferase-like class 1 domain-containing protein 3A, mitochondrial isoform X2, whose protein sequence is MQWCALVPSVTSDGRSWSLSVCSHTQVKIFAPNIEQRDVVNHLKGSPTEEKRNVLVESARLARGNIQDLAELKASEFDAVIFPGGFGVAKNLCSWAVDGKDCTVNEHVNSTLQAFHSAKKPIGLCCISPVLAAKVFPGCEVTVGQDKNVDGRFPDAETASAIAELGCKHICKNVNESHVDKANKIVTTCAFMCKAPLHEIFDGIGTMVQEVLKLA, encoded by the exons ATGCAGTGGTGTGCTTTGGTCCCATCTGTGACTTCAGATGGGAGAAGCTGGTCACTGTCTGTGTGTAGCCACACTCAG GTGAAGATATTTGCCCCCAATATTGAGCAAAGGGATGTAGTCAATCACCTAAAAGGAAGTCCaacagaagagaagagaaacgTGTTAGTTGAAAGTGCCAGGTTGGCAAGGGGAAACATTCAGGATTTGGCTGAACTGAAAGCTAGTGAATTTGATGCTGTCATTTTCCCTG gtgGTTTTGGTGTAGCAAAGAATCTGTGTTCCTGGGCTGTAGATGGCAAGGACTGTACTGTCAATGAGCACGTGAACTCCACACTCCAAGCCTTCCACAGTGCTAAAAAGCCCATTGGTTTGTGCTGCATATCACCAGTTCTGGCAGCCAAAGtctttcctggctgtgaggtTACAGTCGGTCAAGATAAAAACGTAGATGGAAG atttcCTGATGCTGAAACGGCATCTGCTATAGCAGAGCTTGGATGTAAGCACATTtgcaaaaatgtaaatgaatCCCATGTGGATAAAGCCAATAAAATAGTTACTACCTGTGCTTTCATGTGCAAGGCTCCTCTGCATGAAATCTTTGATGGAATTGGAACAATGGTACAAGAAGTCCTGAAGCTTGCCTGA
- the LOC104695875 gene encoding glutamine amidotransferase-like class 1 domain-containing protein 3A, mitochondrial isoform X1, whose translation MGKRVALVLAGCGVFDGSEIHEASAALVHLSRGGAEVKIFAPNIEQRDVVNHLKGSPTEEKRNVLVESARLARGNIQDLAELKASEFDAVIFPGGFGVAKNLCSWAVDGKDCTVNEHVNSTLQAFHSAKKPIGLCCISPVLAAKVFPGCEVTVGQDKNVDGRFPDAETASAIAELGCKHICKNVNESHVDKANKIVTTCAFMCKAPLHEIFDGIGTMVQEVLKLA comes from the exons ATGGGCAAGCGGGTGGCGCTGGTCCTCGCCGGCTGTGGCGTCTTTGATGGCAGCGAGATTCACGAGGCGTCGGCGGCGCTGGTGCACCTGAGCCGCGGCGGCGCGGAG GTGAAGATATTTGCCCCCAATATTGAGCAAAGGGATGTAGTCAATCACCTAAAAGGAAGTCCaacagaagagaagagaaacgTGTTAGTTGAAAGTGCCAGGTTGGCAAGGGGAAACATTCAGGATTTGGCTGAACTGAAAGCTAGTGAATTTGATGCTGTCATTTTCCCTG gtgGTTTTGGTGTAGCAAAGAATCTGTGTTCCTGGGCTGTAGATGGCAAGGACTGTACTGTCAATGAGCACGTGAACTCCACACTCCAAGCCTTCCACAGTGCTAAAAAGCCCATTGGTTTGTGCTGCATATCACCAGTTCTGGCAGCCAAAGtctttcctggctgtgaggtTACAGTCGGTCAAGATAAAAACGTAGATGGAAG atttcCTGATGCTGAAACGGCATCTGCTATAGCAGAGCTTGGATGTAAGCACATTtgcaaaaatgtaaatgaatCCCATGTGGATAAAGCCAATAAAATAGTTACTACCTGTGCTTTCATGTGCAAGGCTCCTCTGCATGAAATCTTTGATGGAATTGGAACAATGGTACAAGAAGTCCTGAAGCTTGCCTGA
- the CLN5 gene encoding ceroid-lipofuscinosis neuronal protein 5, giving the protein MGAARCSRLLPLLLLLLAPWGPRVSGGLRSPRRRWPVPYRRFDYRPKTDPYCQARYTFCPTGSAIPVMKEEDVIEVYRLQAPVWEFKYGDLLGHLKIMHDAVGFKSSLTGKNYTMEWYELFQLGNCTFPHLRPDMEAPFWCNQGAACFYEGIDDAHWKANGTLILVTTISGAMFNEMAQWVKYDNETGIYYETWTVQASPDKNSTVWFDSYECSKFILRTYQKLADLGAVFKKIQTNYTSIILFSGEPIYLGNETSIFGPQGNKTLAAAIRDFYNPFKPHQSVREFFVDLFKIIDRVILNHQFYLFYNLEYWFLPMKSPYLKIIYEEVPLPVGSKASFGV; this is encoded by the exons ATGGGCGCCGCTCGCTGCTCCcggctgctgccgctgctgctgctgctcctggcgCCGTGGGGGCCGCGTGTCTCGGGGGGGCTCCGCTCCCCGCGGCGGCGGTGGCCGGTGCCCTACAG GCGCTTTGATTACCGTCCAAAAACTGATCCTTACTGCCAAGCTCGTTACACCTTCTGTCCCACTGGCTCTGCCATTCCGGTGATGAAAGAAGAGGATGTCATTGAAGTGTATCGATTACAGGCTCCAGTATGGGAATTCAAGTATGGGGACCTACTAGGACATTTG aaaattatGCATGATGCTGTTGGTTTCAAGAGCTCTCTAACAGGCAAAAACTACACAATGGAGTGGTATGAGCTCTTCCAACTTGGGAACTGCACATTTCCACATCTGCGGCCTGACATGGAGGCACCGTTCTGGTGTAACCAGGGAGCTGCCTGCTTTTATGAAGGAATCGATGATGCACACTGGAAGGCAAATGGAACTTTAATTCTTGTGACCACAATATCAG GAGCCATGTTTAATGAAATGGCACAGTGGGTAAAATACGACAATGAGACTGGCATTTACTATGAGACCTGGACAGTTCAAGCAAGTCCTGACAAAAATTCAACAGTGTGGTTTGACTCTTACGAGTGCTCCAAGTTTATACTGAGAACCTACCAGAAGCTAGCTGACTTAGGAGCTGTATTTAAGAAGATACAAACAAACTATACAAGCATCATTTTATTCAGTGGAGAACCTATTTATTTGGGGAATGAAACATCTATTTTTGGACCACAAGGAAACAAGACATTGGCAGCAGCTATAAGAGACTTTTACAATCCATTTAAGCCTCATCAGAGTGTCAGAGAGTTTTTTGTGgatcttttcaaaataattgaTCGTGTAATCTTGAATCATCAGTTTTACCTGTTCTACAACTTGGAATACTGGTTTTTACCTATGAAGTCCCCTTatctcaaaataatttatgaagaGGTCCCTTTGCCTGTTGGAAGCAAAGCATCCTTTGGTGTATGA